The following coding sequences are from one Schizosaccharomyces osmophilus chromosome 1, complete sequence window:
- the gcv3 gene encoding glycine decarboxylase complex subunit H produces MLASRVCRSGLGSLRSALSLKSASPFLVRSSPSAVARSFNAFQWRAANFYSTKRFTKQHEYVQVDGEMGTVGISKYAAHAVGEVVYVELPEQGSSVKAGDGIGSVESVKSASDVYSPVTGEITEINKSLTDTPQTAGESPEDDGWLCKVKLSSPEELEGLLTKEAYDEYCNEVDATH; encoded by the coding sequence ATGCTTGCTTCTCGCGTTTGCCGTTCAGGTCTTGGATCTCTTCGCTCTGCCTTGTCTCTCAAGTCAGCATCTCCTTTTCTCGTACGCTCTTCTCCAAGCGCTGTTGCTCGTTCTTTCAATGCCTTTCAATGGAGAGCCGCAAATTTTTATTCCACCAAACGTTTCACAAAACAACATGAATATGTTCAAGTAGACGGTGAAATGGGTACTGTTGGTATTTCAAAGTATGCCGCCCATGCCGTTGGTGAAGTCGTTTACGTCGAGCTTCCTGAACAAGGGTCCTCCGTTAAAGCTGGCGATGGAATTGGCTCCGTTGAGTCAGTGAAGTCCGCAAGCGATGTCTACTCTCCCGTAACAGGCGAAATTACAGAAATCAATAAATCTCTTACTGATACTCCTCAAACAGCCGGTGAATCTCCTGAAGATGATGGCTGGCTTTGTAAAGTGAAGCTCTCTTCTCCCGAAGAACTTGAAGGTTTGCTGACCAAGGAAGCTTATGATGAATACTGCAATGAAGTAGACGCTACCCACTAA
- the omh1 gene encoding Golgi alpha-1,2-mannosyltransferase Omh1 yields the protein MILYHKKFKRVFLVVSVIACLVFLRYRNDFRGILSVLEASVFKNPFADHQTKYFDIASLPSSERSQWLPDGRVNAAFVSLARNNDLRDMVQSVQRLERRFNHKYHYPWVFLNDEEFNEEFKSRINETASGPVEFGVIPKEHWQMPETVDRDKMHDNWEKLKNQNILYADSESYRHMCRFESGFFYRHPLVKKYEYYWRVEPSVDFWCDLDFDPFAYMKQNDKVYGFTITVSEYTETIATLWENTRNFLKLHPDTLHPNNSLNFISDDKGRTYNNCHFWSNFEIAKVDFWESDAYAKYFDHLDSSNGFFYERWGDAPVHSIAAALFTDRESIHFFNEIGYWHPSSGHCPLDEPTLAKCECSPYDSIDHNGWSCLNKYYDAFDIPYPANWHLYKGV from the coding sequence atgATACTGTATcacaaaaaatttaaacGAGTTTTTCTCGTGGTTAGTGTAATCGCctgtcttgtttttttacgATATCGAAATGACTTTCGTGGTATCTTGAgcgttttggaagcttCTGTATTCAAGAACCCTTTTGCAGACcatcaaacaaaatattttgatATTGCAAGTCTTCCTAGCTCAGAGCGCAGTCAATGGCTTCCTGACGGCCGTGTGAACGCTGCTTTTGTCAGTCTTGCTCGTAATAATGACCTGAGAGATATGGTCCAATCTGTCCAGCGTTTGGAGCGCCGATTTAATCATAAATATCATTATCCTTGGGTATTTTTGAACGATGAAGAGtttaatgaagaatttaAAAGTCGGATCAATGAAACGGCTTCTGGCCCTGTTGAGTTTGGCGTCATTCCCAAAGAACATTGGCAGATGCCTGAAACGGTAGACCGGGACAAAATGCATGATAATTGggagaaattaaaaaaccaaaacatACTTTATGCCGATTCCGAATCGTATCGTCATATGTGTCGCTTTGAATCTGGCTTCTTTTACCGCCATCCCCTTGttaaaaaatatgaatATTACTGGCGTGTTGAACCCAGCGTTGACTTTTGGTGTGATTTGGATTTTGATCCTTTTGCTTATATGAAGCAAAACGATAAAGTTTATGGCTTTACCATCACAGTCTCCGAATACACCGAGACTATTGCAACCTTGTGGGAAAACACCCGTAATTTCCTAAAGCTCCATCCCGATACTCTCCATCCTAATAATTCTCTCAACTTTATTTCTGATGATAAGGGCCGAACCTATAATAATTGTCATTTTTGGTCCAATTTTGAGATTGCCAAAGTTGATTTCTGGGAAAGCGACGCTTACGCAAAATACTTTGACCACTTGGATAGTTCCAACGGATTTTTCTATGAACGTTGGGGTGACGCGCCTGTTCACAGTATTGCTGCTGCTCTTTTTACAGATCGCGaatcaattcattttttcaatgaaatTGGATATTGGCATCCCAGCAGCGGCCATTGTCCTCTTGATGAACCAACTTTAGCAAAATGTGAATGTAGCCCTTATGATTCGATTGATCATAACGGCTGGAGCTGCTTAAACAAATACTATGATGCTTTTGATATACCTTATCCTGCCAACTGGCACTTGTACAAAGGTGTATAA